Below is a genomic region from Flammeovirgaceae bacterium SG7u.111.
AACACGATAGTGCGCTATATTACTACCAAGCAGCAATCCAACTATGGGAAGATGCTGGCAAAATACGCTATTATACCAATGGCTACTTCAACCTTTCAAGATTATATAATAAGCTTGGTCAACCAAATAAAAGCATTGCTATACTTACTAATACATTACAACAACTTTCGACCAAGGACTGGCCAAATGTGAAAAATGGAATTTACTCTAATCTGGTAGAAAGCTTTAAACAAAAAGGCGACAAAGAAAAAGAAGATCATTTTAAAATAAAAGCACTGGAGGAAAAGGTAAAAAACATGTCATATGAGAGTGATCAACAATTCATACGCATGCAAACAGAATATGATGTAGCAAAAAAAGAACAAGCACATTTCATGGCATTGCTCGATCTGCAATACCAAAAAAAGAGAACCAATTACCTAATTATAGGAACGATAATGCTTGCGTTGCTCATTGCGCTCACTATTTTGTACCTCATCCATACCAAGCAAAAAAACAAGCAGCTCGATAACCAAAATCTAAAATTAGAGCACTTGGTCAATACAAACAATACGCTTTTTTCCATCATTAGCCATGACCTCCGCAGCCCTCTCAATTCCCTAACTGGGCTTATGGAACTCTTGATGAACCACATGGGAAGTATGACCCCAGAGGAACTAAAACTGTTTGTGGAAAAAATCAACCGACAGACTAAAAATGTGAACCTATTGCTCGACAATCTTCTTTCTTGGGCTCTGACTACAAATAACCAGCTCACCGTTCATAAGCAGAAGGTAGATATAAGTAAATTGGCAAAGCGAAATGTGGAGTTATTTTCCGAAGCCTCGGCAAATAAATACATCACCGTTGAAGCATATACGCTGAATGAATGCTTCATTTTTGCTGATGAAAAAAGTGTAGATACCGTGATCAGAAATGTGCTGAACAATGCTATCAAATTCACCCCAACAGGCGGAAAAGTAGAGATCTTTTCTCATTCAAACCTACATGAAATCACGTTGACTATTAGGGACAACGGACTTGGAATAGATAAGGAAAGAGTAAGTAAGCTTTTCAGTAAGCAGATTAATAAAAGTATGAAAGGCACTTCTGGTGAAAAAGGCAGTGGTTTGGGGCTGATGCTTTGTAAAGAGTTGTTAGAAAAAAATGGTGGACAGATTGAAGTAGAAAGTGAAGTAGGCAAGGGTACTTCATTTCATATAACCCTCCCTCTTTATAAGGAAAAAGAGACAAAACGCGTTTCTGAAGCTATTTAAGATTTCCAACTCATTTGTTTTGCTCAATTGCAAAATGAAGCAAAACAAATGATTGACCTGACAGGTAGAGCTCCCTCCTATTTTTTCCTTGGTAAACGATGAAAGCCTCAAGAACATCAAAAATGAGTTGGCAAAAGCAATCCCAAGCACATGGGCATCTGAGCTGAAGGGAAGGCAGAATTAGGTTGAAGAGAAAATTGAATTGATCTTATTTTTTCACTTTGTCCTAGCTGACTAAAATGTTTAATGCTTAAAGTGATGCTATCCCAAAGAAAAGTTTAGATTTGTTTAAAAAGGCTTTTTGTGAAAAAACTTTACATCATATCGGGCTGTAATGGTGCAGGAAAAACTACTGCTTCTTACACAATTCTTCCAGAAGTATTAGACTGTGAAGAATTTGTAAATGCAGATGAAATTGCAAGAGGGCTTTCTCCTTTTAACCCTGAAAAATCTGCTGTACACGCAGGAAGGTTAATGTTGACCAAAATCCAACATTTAATAGAAACGGGTCAAGACTTCGCCTTTGAAACTACCCTTGCAACTAAAAGCTATAAGAACCTTGTCAACAAGGCAAAAGAAAATGGTTATAAGGTAATTCTTTTATTTTTCTGGTTAAGAACGCCAGAGCTTGCCGTAAAAAGAGTGGAAATTCGTGTAAAAGAAGGTGGACACCATATTCCTGGAAATGTGATTAGAAGAAGATATGAAAACGGGTTAAAAAATTTCTTCAATATCTACGAACCAAAAGTTGACGAATGGATGTTGATTGATAATTCGGGCGAACCTTATGAGATAATTGCCAAAAAAGGGCTTAAAACTAGCAAGGTATCAAATACAGAAAAGTGGAATTACCTCTTAAAAAAATATAAAATTGATGGAAAATAGCGATAAGATAATTGAAGGATTAGAAAAAGCATACCTGAAACTCATAGAGTTCAAGAAATATAAAAAAAGCCCCATAGTAATTTCTAGGGGAGAAAAAATAGTTGAAGTATCTGCCGAGAGTATCTCCAAAAATAATATTGGGCAGTATAAAAAGTAGAAAAGAGGTTAGACCAGTGAGAAAAGAAGATGGTGGGGAAAGGTCGCTAGGCTTTTCCTACAAGATATTGGGCAGGTCTGGCTTGCCCCAATCTTCTCGAGTGTAAAAATCACCCGTTTTGGTTTCCCCAATGTTGCCAATCTTATCCATCTCGGTGACCAGACCCATCCAGTTGGCAATGCACTGCCCCAGCCAAAAGCCGTAGAGTTTATCTTAATATTCAGCCCTCGAAATCACCAAATCGGTTTTCGCAGAAGAATAAGTTTTGTATTCCAAATCAGGATTGGCAGCGGCTTTTTTAACTTCTACTGTTGCAGTTTCTTCCTTTTCTTTTTTCTCACAAGAAATTAAAAAGAAGGGTACGATAAGGGTGATGAGTAGTTTTTTCATTTTCGTGTTTTGTTTGGGCACATTAAAATTGTAAGTTATTTTAGCCCCCATAAAATATAAATTTTCTCGAAAAATGAATCTCAAAACAATTAGGGCTCTTATAGTAAGTGTGGTGATTTTAATGATTACGATACTTGTAGCTTCCCTTGCCGAATTTCTGGAATTAAGAAAAGAGGATGCTATCTTTTTTGCTTTTGCTATGATTATTTCTACTGGGGCCAATGTAGCCGGTCTTGTTTTTAGCTTCGCTGAAATGAAGAAAAATAAAAAATGGGCTATAACAGGCTTAATAAGTAATCTAAGTCTTATTATCTTATTTTTTATTACTGCTTTTTACGCTCAGTTTACAAGATAAAAGGAATAAAAAGCAAGATTCCTTTACCAGCGTATAATGACCGAATAATTTGATAGAGACGCCCGACTCGGGCGTCTCTACAAGTAGTTTTTTACAGATTAAACCTAATAACTATCCACCAAAGTCATCACTTTCAAGTCTTCTTTGAAAGCTGCCAAATCACTTGCCGCAGATTTTGGGATACTTAGGGTGACTTCACTGCCGGGGAGCAAATCGAAATAGTTGTCGGAAAAGTTGGCGGTGGAGCTGGTGTAGAGGTACACGTCCTTGGCAAGCTTCTTGGTTTTTACCGTCACCTCAAACTGGTCGACTGCTTCTTTCACTTCATAGCTCAAATCCGGGTTAGGCAAAGCCAAATCTTTGGGTGGCGCAAAGAAATGGATGTTTTGGTTCAGCACTTTATCGCCTTGTACCAACTCGCCAACTACAAACACTGTCTTTTTATTCTTACCTTTCAGCAGCTTATTTTGCATCAATTCAATATAAACTTCGCTAGTGTTTTCCTTCACGGTGATGGCTTTTCCTACTTCTTCCAACTTGTTTCCTTCAAAGTCCATCAATGTTAATTTCAATTCCGCTTCTACAGGTTCTAGCAAATCGGAAATCACAAAAGCTTTCAAGCTATCATCGGTGTATTCGTAAGAAACCAGCAGGTCTTCAAAAGCTTTTTTAGTGCGATAGTGCAAGGCTTTCCACTTGCCATAATAATCGATGCTCGACCAAGATGCCACCGGCCAGCAATCGTTGATCTGCCAGTACAACGAACCCATGCAATGCTTCCTATTTCGGCGATGGGCTTCCATACCAAAACCTATTCCCTTGGCTTGCAATAGGTGGCTCACGTACAAGAAGGATTCAAAATTTTTGGGTTGTTTGTAATGCCTCACCAAGTATTCTTCAATGGTCACATTGCCAATGGTAGAGCGCTGATGCGATTCCATCACTTCCGAATATACATCGTGGTCTTCGGGAGCGGTATATTTTTGCACGGTAGAGAAATCGGGAAAGGATTGGAAACCAAACTCAGACATAAAGCGAGGCATCACGGTTTCATAGTTTTTGAAAGGTTCTTTGCCCCACCAAACGCCCCAGTAGTGCATGTCTCCAGCCGTTCTTGTTGCAGATTCTGGAACGCCCATCGAAGTACTTGGAGAGGAAGCCCAATACCTTCGGTCCCCATCGAATTCTGCTACAGCTTCAGGAAGAACCTTGTGAAAAATATCTTGGTACGATTTCCAAATCTTATCCGCCACTTCTTGGGACTGCTCTTCAATCATCTGATTTTTCCAGCCCCAGCCTTCCCAAGCAGCCAAAATCTCGTTGTTCCCACACCAAAGGGCAATAGATGGATGATTTCGGAGGCGTTTTACATTGTCTATAGCTTCTTGCTTCACATTTTCTAGAAATGCTTCATCGCCGGGGAACATGGCGCAGGCAAACATAAAATCTTGCCAAACGAGCAGCCCTTTTTCATCGCATTTCTCGTAAAAAACATCGTTTTCGTAAACTCCACCGCCCCAAACCCGGACCATATTCATGTTGGCATCTACGGCAGACTGCAAGGTTTGCTCGTAGCGCTCATCCGTCACACGGGTGAGAAACAGGTCGAGGGGAATGTAGTTTACCCCTTTCATAAATACCGGATGCCCGTTCACTTCAAAATAGAACGAAGTCCCTATTTCATCAGGCTCGGTCACCAACTTTACCGTTCTGAGTCCAATACGCTTTTTGCCCGAATCGGCTACGTTTTTATTAGTCAACTTCACTTCTACATCGTACAAGTATTGCTCGCCCATTCCGTTGGGCCACCACCTTTTGGGGTCAAGAATTTCAAAAGGGATACTAAGCTTATTTGCACCAGTCACTAGCTTTACTGCCTCAGTCTTTATACTTTTCCCATTCACCATTATCTCTACAGAAGCATCTTCAGAAGCAGATAGCGATGAAACCTCCACATGTGCGAGCATCGATGCTTTTTCACCCAGTTCCTTTTGCTGGATAAAAATATCTTCTATTTCAAAACCGTTCCAAGCCTTCAAGTTGATCGGTCGCCAAACGCCAGAGGTCACAAAGCGAGGCCCCCAGTCCCAACCGAAATGGTAGCCAGCTTTTCGGGTGTACACGCTCACGTACTTCCCATCTGGAACGTTCCCGATCTCTGCCAAATCGTTGTTGGAAACTGGGATTTTGTAATCGTACCCATCGTACTTTTCCAAGCCGATGGTGATAGGTGATTCAAAAAGGATGCGCAAGGTATTTTCGCCTTCTTTGAGCAAGGGCTTACAATCGGCGGTGTACTCCCTAAACATGTTGTCGGTTTTGATAAGCAGCGAATCGTTCAGATATACGCTTGCATAGGTATCTAGCCCCAAAAACTCCAAGGCAACCTTATCTTTGGAAAGTACCTCGGCAGATACACTAAAGCTAGTTTGGTACTCCCAATCCTCCTTGTCTATCCATTGCAAGTCGTGCTCATTGAGCCGGTAATAAGGATCTTCAATCTCATTGTTGTTTAGCAAATCGGTGTGTACCGTACCAGGCACTGTCGCAGACGACCAAGTGTCGTTGCCTACATTTCTAAACTGCCAATTCTGATTGAGTTCCATAGTAAAAGGAGTTGAGGGAGAGCTGCCCGACTGGCAACCCCAATTAAAAAGTGCGCTTATTGCCAAAATAAGCAAGTTCAAGTTCTTCTTCATGTTGAATTTCATTAATCGTTAAAAACACACAAGCTTACCTTGACCTGGGAATCAGAAAACTTATGTTGGTTAGTAATGGTGATTTTAAAAAAAATATACCCTGTTAAAAGTATAGGATTTTGTAAAAAAAAACGCTCCTGCAATTTATAGTGAAAAAGGGGGGAATTCAAGGGAGTTGATAACCTGATGATGAGATAATTTGATAGCTTGTGTCGCCATAACCTGCTATTCGTAGAGTTTTCCTCTCCACGAATAAAAAAAATAGTCAATCTCCCGATTGACACATTGAAAGGCAGTAGGGCTAGATTCTGCCCACAAGGGTTTCGCAAATCAGGAGATTTGCCAGAGAAATATTTCTGAGCTAACTCTCAGAAGAACGGGGCTGATGTTACGGGCTTTTACCCGAAATATTATCTGCAAGTTGTTTGCAGCATCCTTCTTTTTATTCGTTTCTTAATTTATCTCTTACTTCCATCAATGCATATCCCAATAAATTCAAACCTCTCCAATTAATTGGATTTTCTATACCTTTATCTCCGTTCTTCATGCCTATTCCCCAAATTTTATCGTATGGACTTGCTTCCACTAAAACTTTATCTCCCGTTCCATCTAAGTATTTCCACAATTCTTTATTTTGTTTGAATTTCAGATAGTTTCCGTTTTTCACTATTCTTTCTCTATTTTCTATCCAATTCTTTCCCTCAAAATTTTTGACTTTTCTTCCAAGGCTCTTTGCTTCTTTCGGTGAATTACAATTCAATATTTTTTCAAGAATTGTTTTATCTCTAAACAGCTTGGCTTTTTCAGCCATCATCCAATGCTCGGCTGTTAAATATTTTATTCCATCGTATTCAAATTCTCTTTCGTACCATTGGCTTAAACATGACATCCCTATCTGACCGTCTTTTCTCGGTTGATGTCCCCAAAAAAATAAATATTCAACTCCTCCATCATTACTATATTTTTCCTTCATCCAATCTTTGTCATATTTCATGGTCTTATTTTTTATGGTTGCTATTTCAATGTGAATCTAAGGGGCGTCCCCGACTTGATATTCGTAGAGTTTTTCCTCTCCACAAATATAAAAAATAGTCAATATCCCGATTGACACATTGAAAGGCAGTAGGGCTAGATTCTGCCCACAAGGGTTTCCCAAATCGGGAGATTTTCCAGAGAAGTACTTCTGAGAAGACGCTACGCTAACTCTCAGAAGTATAGGGTGAATGCCAACGGTCTCGTGTATGAGCAGTAGTGGGCTTTATACAACTACTTTACGAAATACAATATACTTTAATAAAATGAAAAAAAACGGTTCAAGCTGGAACTCAAACCGCTATATTGCTTATACACATTATTGTGTGCTATGCTTTTATCCTTTTATTTTGGCAATCTTATTTATATCAGCACCTTCTAGATGCTTTAAGGATTGCGGGTTATTGTATAAATTAATCATTGCGCGTCCAATTCTAGAAGTGGTGGTTACTGACTTCATTCTTTTTAATAAAGGAAAAATTGGTTTAGTGATAACATAGAAAAAATTGTACAGTTTAGTTTTAGATTTTACACCACGTTCAGGTAAAATAGCTCCTGGTCTAAACACATAAGCATCCTTAAAACCTTTGTTTAAAATAAAATTTTCGGTTTTGCCTTTTACTCTTGCCCACATTGAGTTACCTTGCT
It encodes:
- a CDS encoding tetratricopeptide repeat-containing sensor histidine kinase, with the protein product MKNSPLSLLIKLGKYSSSIFLLFSFLCVQAQNELSEQADSCFANADYAQALEKYTEWLRNNDVMYDSTYLENLRKLARTEELLFQYENALRHFAKVEDLAKVLENKSLSYKASTNIADLFRRLGQYDKAKKQLHDLYFTPKDSVIYSRDLSRKYHRLAAISQELGQIDSAMIYSYKSLEISKKQNISGYIPISYNELGYSFEHLQKHDSALYYYQAAIQLWEDAGKIRYYTNGYFNLSRLYNKLGQPNKSIAILTNTLQQLSTKDWPNVKNGIYSNLVESFKQKGDKEKEDHFKIKALEEKVKNMSYESDQQFIRMQTEYDVAKKEQAHFMALLDLQYQKKRTNYLIIGTIMLALLIALTILYLIHTKQKNKQLDNQNLKLEHLVNTNNTLFSIISHDLRSPLNSLTGLMELLMNHMGSMTPEELKLFVEKINRQTKNVNLLLDNLLSWALTTNNQLTVHKQKVDISKLAKRNVELFSEASANKYITVEAYTLNECFIFADEKSVDTVIRNVLNNAIKFTPTGGKVEIFSHSNLHEITLTIRDNGLGIDKERVSKLFSKQINKSMKGTSGEKGSGLGLMLCKELLEKNGGQIEVESEVGKGTSFHITLPLYKEKETKRVSEAI
- a CDS encoding zeta toxin family protein, with protein sequence MKKLYIISGCNGAGKTTASYTILPEVLDCEEFVNADEIARGLSPFNPEKSAVHAGRLMLTKIQHLIETGQDFAFETTLATKSYKNLVNKAKENGYKVILLFFWLRTPELAVKRVEIRVKEGGHHIPGNVIRRRYENGLKNFFNIYEPKVDEWMLIDNSGEPYEIIAKKGLKTSKVSNTEKWNYLLKKYKIDGK
- a CDS encoding glycoside hydrolase family 2 protein produces the protein MKKNLNLLILAISALFNWGCQSGSSPSTPFTMELNQNWQFRNVGNDTWSSATVPGTVHTDLLNNNEIEDPYYRLNEHDLQWIDKEDWEYQTSFSVSAEVLSKDKVALEFLGLDTYASVYLNDSLLIKTDNMFREYTADCKPLLKEGENTLRILFESPITIGLEKYDGYDYKIPVSNNDLAEIGNVPDGKYVSVYTRKAGYHFGWDWGPRFVTSGVWRPINLKAWNGFEIEDIFIQQKELGEKASMLAHVEVSSLSASEDASVEIMVNGKSIKTEAVKLVTGANKLSIPFEILDPKRWWPNGMGEQYLYDVEVKLTNKNVADSGKKRIGLRTVKLVTEPDEIGTSFYFEVNGHPVFMKGVNYIPLDLFLTRVTDERYEQTLQSAVDANMNMVRVWGGGVYENDVFYEKCDEKGLLVWQDFMFACAMFPGDEAFLENVKQEAIDNVKRLRNHPSIALWCGNNEILAAWEGWGWKNQMIEEQSQEVADKIWKSYQDIFHKVLPEAVAEFDGDRRYWASSPSTSMGVPESATRTAGDMHYWGVWWGKEPFKNYETVMPRFMSEFGFQSFPDFSTVQKYTAPEDHDVYSEVMESHQRSTIGNVTIEEYLVRHYKQPKNFESFLYVSHLLQAKGIGFGMEAHRRNRKHCMGSLYWQINDCWPVASWSSIDYYGKWKALHYRTKKAFEDLLVSYEYTDDSLKAFVISDLLEPVEAELKLTLMDFEGNKLEEVGKAITVKENTSEVYIELMQNKLLKGKNKKTVFVVGELVQGDKVLNQNIHFFAPPKDLALPNPDLSYEVKEAVDQFEVTVKTKKLAKDVYLYTSSTANFSDNYFDLLPGSEVTLSIPKSAASDLAAFKEDLKVMTLVDSY
- a CDS encoding NADAR family protein — its product is MKYDKDWMKEKYSNDGGVEYLFFWGHQPRKDGQIGMSCLSQWYEREFEYDGIKYLTAEHWMMAEKAKLFRDKTILEKILNCNSPKEAKSLGRKVKNFEGKNWIENRERIVKNGNYLKFKQNKELWKYLDGTGDKVLVEASPYDKIWGIGMKNGDKGIENPINWRGLNLLGYALMEVRDKLRNE